Proteins encoded by one window of Hemiscyllium ocellatum isolate sHemOce1 chromosome 50, sHemOce1.pat.X.cur, whole genome shotgun sequence:
- the LOC132805557 gene encoding transcription factor XE1.1-like yields MEDRLDRLDDAIHILRNHAVGSSSGLPSGHSDLHSLLAPTPHGGLVAALGAGYTAPALGAPSRAAVPMVPTHREEATNLHSSLSGLPSVVSAALAAAGLNHPAQDVCRAFASGGSQALSSETKADDKEKENSLGSQLEDDLSEDDDASDPRKDKLSRSRSSTHEDDDLNPEQKAEREKDRRMANNARERLRVRDINEAFKELGRMCQLHMKNDKPQTKLLILHQAVSVILGLEQQVRERNLNPKAACLKRREEEKISNVESTSTHLVVHQGIGDSPNPMGHM; encoded by the exons ATGGAAGACCGACTGGACCGGCTGGATGACGCCATTCACATCCTGCGCAACCACGCCGTGGGGTCCTCATCGGGCCTTCCCAGCGGGCACAGCGACCTGCACAGCCTCCTCGCCCCTACCCCTCACGGCGGGCTGGTGGCCGCCCTGGGCGCTGGCTACACCGCCCCTGCCCTGGGGGCCCCCAGCCGAGCGGCAGTGCCCATG GTACCAACTCATCGTGAGGAAGCAACAAATCTCCATTCCAGTCTCTCCGGACTGCCCAGTGTGGTTTCTGCAGCTCTGGCTGCCGCCGGGCTCAACCACCCAGCGCAGGACGTGTGCAGAG CTTTTGCCTCTGGGGGTTCCCAGGCGCTCTCTTCGGAGACCAAAGCCGATGACAAGGAGAAGGAGAACAGTCTCGGCTCCCAGCTGGAAGATGACCTGTCGGAGGACGACGACGCCAGCGATCCCAGGAAAGACAAGCTTAGCCGCAGTCGCTCAAG TACCCACGAGGACGACGACCTGAACCCAGAGCAGAAGGCTGAGCGGGAGAAGGACCGGCGCATGGCGAACAACGCCCGGGAGCGACTCCGCGTACGCGACATTAACGAGGCCTTCAAGGAGCTAGGCCGCATGTGCCAACTCCACATGAAGAACGACAAGCCGCagaccaagctcctgatcctccACCAGGCCGTCTCCGTCATTCTCGGCCTGGAGCAACAAGTCAGAG AGAGGAACCTGAACCCGAAAGCCGCTTGCCTGAAGCGACGGGAGGAAGAGAAGATCTCCAATGTCGAATCCACGTCCACGCACCTGGTGGTTCATCAGGGAATTGGAGACTCCCCCAACCCAATGGGGCACATGTGA